From the genome of Haloterrigena sp. KLK7, one region includes:
- a CDS encoding helix-hairpin-helix domain-containing protein, whose amino-acid sequence MFDVQRTAVKGSQQLFKQGLSAQSNVDAMALTGLKGQESLQRQQLELAQAATHSYLNATSALFPGDEPGDAHRTIDETFAQLKTTHAEFYDALEGELERDVDSADELSDEFVDALEEQTDQFLELSRSVEDQTVENVDELSSQLSEQLERTQELQDQVEEQLESQTSDVAELLDRQAEQVEEFQQQLEEQAEEVTQQLQDQQVTAETKIETDPEHTLESVEGIDADVREQLADAGIATVDDLVRADAETVAEAADVSESDAEEWIDQAEA is encoded by the coding sequence ATGTTCGACGTCCAGCGAACCGCGGTCAAAGGAAGCCAGCAGCTGTTCAAACAGGGACTGTCCGCCCAGTCCAACGTCGACGCGATGGCGTTAACCGGGCTGAAAGGCCAGGAGTCGCTCCAGCGCCAGCAACTCGAGCTCGCGCAGGCGGCGACCCACAGTTACCTCAACGCGACGAGCGCGCTGTTCCCCGGCGACGAGCCCGGGGACGCCCATCGAACGATCGACGAGACGTTCGCACAGCTGAAGACGACCCACGCCGAGTTCTACGACGCGCTCGAGGGCGAACTCGAGCGAGACGTCGACTCCGCGGACGAGCTCTCGGACGAGTTCGTCGACGCGCTCGAGGAACAGACCGATCAGTTCCTCGAGCTGTCCCGCTCGGTCGAGGACCAGACGGTCGAGAACGTCGACGAGCTCTCGAGTCAGCTCAGCGAGCAACTCGAGCGGACGCAGGAACTGCAGGATCAGGTCGAGGAGCAACTCGAGAGCCAGACCAGCGACGTCGCGGAACTGCTCGACCGCCAGGCCGAACAGGTCGAAGAGTTCCAGCAACAACTCGAGGAGCAGGCCGAGGAAGTGACCCAGCAGCTTCAGGACCAGCAGGTCACGGCGGAGACGAAGATCGAGACCGACCCGGAGCACACGCTCGAGTCCGTCGAGGGAATCGACGCGGACGTCCGCGAGCAACTCGCCGACGCCGGTATCGCGACGGTCGACGACCTCGTTCGCGCCGACGCCGAGACCGTCGCCGAGGCCGCCGACGTCTCGGAGAGCGACGCCGAAGAGTGGATCGATCAGGCCGAAGCCTGA
- a CDS encoding gamma carbonic anhydrase family protein codes for MVDSRTYAFEGTEPTIDDAASVSREATIVGDVRIDADASVWPGVVLRGDIGPVRIGRQAHIGDNATIHASTLADRVMIGHGAVLNEATVEEGTLIGFNATVNTDSTVGAGSVVAAGTVIPDEYDIPPESFARGVPARITPLEETGVDAEAIFEDFSSGEYTNLAGRHDELFD; via the coding sequence ATGGTGGACAGTCGAACCTACGCGTTCGAGGGAACCGAACCGACGATCGACGACGCGGCGTCGGTGAGTCGAGAGGCCACGATAGTCGGCGACGTCCGGATCGACGCCGATGCGAGCGTCTGGCCGGGCGTCGTCCTCAGGGGCGACATCGGCCCCGTCCGCATCGGCAGACAGGCGCATATCGGCGACAACGCGACGATTCACGCCTCGACGCTCGCGGACCGCGTCATGATCGGGCACGGCGCGGTGCTCAACGAGGCGACCGTCGAAGAGGGGACGCTGATCGGGTTCAACGCGACGGTCAACACGGATTCGACCGTCGGCGCGGGCAGCGTCGTCGCCGCGGGGACGGTGATTCCCGACGAGTACGACATCCCACCCGAATCGTTCGCCCGAGGTGTCCCTGCCCGAATCACGCCGCTCGAGGAGACGGGCGTCGACGCGGAAGCGATCTTCGAGGACTTCTCGTCGGGCGAGTACACGAACCTGGCCGGCCGCCACGACGAACTCTTCGACTGA
- a CDS encoding CBS domain-containing protein — MITVTLERVLTRGGRTLRPETPVSEAAQRLRDPDVPALVVLEDETVVGIVTESDIVAFVAETLEPHPVSAVMSSPVTTISRGESLVAAAETMRANGVKHLPVVSDGAYCGLVSASTLAPYLSRRRLEIEWRDEPIRIDADDGQEVPVSE; from the coding sequence ATGATCACCGTTACACTCGAACGCGTACTGACTCGAGGTGGCCGCACGCTCCGGCCGGAGACACCGGTCAGCGAGGCCGCACAGCGACTTCGCGATCCGGACGTGCCGGCGCTGGTCGTCCTCGAGGACGAGACCGTCGTCGGGATCGTTACCGAATCGGATATCGTCGCCTTCGTCGCCGAGACGCTCGAACCGCATCCGGTCTCGGCGGTCATGTCGTCGCCGGTGACCACGATTTCGCGGGGCGAATCGTTGGTGGCCGCCGCGGAAACGATGCGCGCGAACGGGGTCAAACATCTCCCCGTCGTCAGCGACGGCGCCTACTGCGGCCTCGTCTCCGCCTCGACGCTCGCGCCGTACCTCTCGCGGCGCCGCCTCGAGATCGAGTGGAGGGACGAACCGATTCGAATCGACGCCGACGACGGGCAGGAGGTGCCGGTCAGCGAGTAA
- a CDS encoding rubrerythrin-like domain-containing protein, whose amino-acid sequence MNNYEKRYECRDCLTTIHPVSYRANCPNCGGALQSSTRRYGDRTKT is encoded by the coding sequence ATGAATAACTACGAAAAGCGCTACGAATGCCGAGACTGTCTGACCACTATCCACCCGGTTTCGTACCGCGCGAACTGTCCGAACTGTGGCGGCGCGCTCCAGTCGTCGACGCGCCGGTACGGCGACAGGACGAAGACCTGA
- a CDS encoding CaiB/BaiF CoA-transferase family protein yields MRLDGIRVLDCSRLLPGPYATQLLADSGAEVVKVEDTDAGDYARAMAPRTADGVGAIFEMVNRGKRSVAIDLKTDDGLAAFYRLVEDADVVLEGFRPGVVDRLEIDYETLTEYNDDLIYCSLTGYGQDGPWADRAGHDLNYVALAGLLDMTRESPDEKPRPPGYPIGDMAGGLFAAFAVVEALLARELGNAGGEYVDVAMADVVASFAQPVAYQAATADPAEPRPGETPLTGAYPWYDCYETADGTWVTLAALEPQFWRAFCEAVDRDDLIDEHGARDPAVRAALEAELRDLFRERSRDEWETVLEGVDAAFAGVYSPAEMIDHPQFRARNLVERPDGAPPRIGFPARFGDEAGETTEATDLDERVPEQGEHTRRYLADAGYDAEEIDALYDAEAVR; encoded by the coding sequence ATGCGACTCGATGGCATTCGCGTGCTCGACTGCTCGCGGCTGCTGCCCGGTCCGTACGCGACGCAGTTACTGGCCGACTCCGGCGCCGAGGTGGTGAAAGTCGAGGACACCGACGCGGGCGACTACGCTCGAGCGATGGCCCCGCGCACGGCAGACGGCGTCGGCGCGATTTTCGAGATGGTAAACCGCGGCAAGCGCAGCGTCGCGATCGACCTGAAAACCGACGACGGGCTGGCGGCGTTCTACCGACTCGTCGAGGACGCCGACGTCGTCCTCGAGGGGTTTCGGCCGGGCGTCGTCGACCGGCTGGAAATCGACTACGAGACGCTCACCGAGTACAACGACGACCTGATCTACTGCTCGCTCACCGGCTACGGCCAGGACGGCCCGTGGGCGGATCGGGCCGGCCACGACCTCAACTACGTCGCGCTGGCCGGACTGCTCGACATGACTCGCGAGTCGCCCGACGAGAAGCCCCGGCCGCCCGGTTACCCCATCGGCGACATGGCCGGCGGGCTGTTCGCCGCGTTCGCCGTCGTCGAGGCGCTGCTCGCGAGGGAACTCGGCAACGCCGGCGGCGAGTACGTCGACGTCGCGATGGCCGACGTCGTCGCCTCGTTCGCCCAGCCGGTCGCCTATCAGGCCGCGACCGCCGACCCCGCCGAACCGCGGCCCGGCGAGACGCCGCTGACAGGCGCCTATCCGTGGTACGACTGCTACGAGACCGCCGACGGAACGTGGGTGACCCTCGCGGCCCTCGAGCCGCAGTTCTGGCGGGCGTTCTGCGAGGCCGTCGACCGGGACGACCTGATCGACGAGCACGGCGCGCGGGATCCGGCCGTGCGCGCCGCCCTCGAAGCCGAACTCCGGGACCTCTTCCGCGAGCGATCCCGCGACGAGTGGGAGACGGTCCTCGAGGGGGTCGACGCGGCGTTCGCCGGCGTCTACTCGCCCGCCGAGATGATCGATCACCCCCAGTTCCGGGCGCGAAACCTCGTCGAGCGTCCCGATGGCGCCCCGCCGCGGATCGGATTTCCGGCCCGGTTCGGCGACGAGGCGGGGGAGACGACGGAGGCAACGGACCTCGACGAGCGCGTGCCGGAGCAGGGCGAACACACTCGCCGGTATCTCGCCGACGCGGGCTACGATGCGGAGGAGATCGACGCGCTCTACGACGCCGAGGCCGTACGCTAA
- the pdhA gene encoding pyruvate dehydrogenase (acetyl-transferring) E1 component subunit alpha, with translation MAGDALERAVLEREPDDRLRILDAEGRVVAPDLEPDLEAGTLRSMYRDMRFSRRFDERMISLQRQGRLGTYASLAGQEGSQIGSTYALADDDMLSFQYREHGAVVSRDLPWEYLLYWMGHEDGNAALAEIDVFPLNISIGGHLPHAVGWSWAAKLNGDERVGVVHFGDGATSEGDFHEAMNFAGVFDTPTVFFCNNNQWAISIARENQTASATIAQKADAYGFTGVQVDGMDPLACYVVTRAAREKALASDGDRLRPTLIEAVQYRYGAHTTADDPSAYRDEAEVERWRERDPIDRFETYLRNRGVLDDERIETIETEIEATLEDLVDRAESAESDPRDLFEHTYDEPTPRLEAQREALEALRERHGDDELLDYE, from the coding sequence ATGGCAGGAGACGCCCTCGAGCGTGCCGTCCTCGAGCGAGAACCCGACGATCGGCTCCGGATCCTCGACGCCGAGGGGAGGGTCGTCGCACCGGACCTGGAACCCGACCTCGAGGCGGGGACGCTGCGGTCGATGTACCGGGACATGCGCTTCTCCCGACGGTTCGACGAGCGGATGATCAGCCTCCAGCGACAGGGCCGACTGGGCACCTACGCCTCGCTCGCGGGCCAGGAGGGCTCCCAGATCGGGTCGACGTACGCGCTCGCGGACGACGACATGCTGTCGTTCCAGTACCGGGAACACGGCGCCGTCGTCTCGCGGGACCTCCCCTGGGAGTACCTGCTGTACTGGATGGGCCACGAGGACGGCAACGCCGCGCTGGCCGAGATCGACGTCTTCCCGCTGAACATCTCGATCGGCGGCCACCTCCCGCACGCGGTCGGCTGGTCGTGGGCCGCGAAACTGAACGGCGACGAGCGCGTCGGCGTCGTCCACTTCGGCGACGGCGCGACCAGCGAGGGCGACTTCCACGAGGCGATGAACTTCGCGGGCGTCTTCGACACCCCGACGGTCTTCTTCTGTAACAACAACCAGTGGGCGATCTCGATCGCGCGGGAGAACCAGACCGCGAGCGCCACTATCGCGCAGAAGGCCGACGCCTACGGCTTCACGGGCGTGCAGGTCGATGGGATGGATCCGCTGGCCTGCTACGTCGTCACGCGGGCCGCGCGGGAGAAGGCGCTCGCGTCCGACGGCGACCGACTGCGCCCGACGCTGATCGAGGCCGTCCAGTACCGCTACGGCGCGCACACGACCGCCGACGATCCCTCGGCCTACCGCGACGAGGCCGAAGTCGAGCGCTGGCGCGAGCGAGACCCCATCGACCGGTTCGAGACCTACCTCCGGAACCGCGGCGTCCTCGACGACGAGCGGATCGAGACGATCGAGACCGAAATCGAGGCCACCCTCGAGGACCTGGTCGATCGCGCGGAGTCCGCCGAGAGCGATCCGCGCGACCTGTTCGAGCACACGTACGACGAACCGACGCCGCGCCTCGAGGCCCAGCGCGAGGCCCTCGAGGCCCTCCGCGAACGACACGGCGACGACGAATTACTCGATTACGAGTGA
- a CDS encoding universal stress protein, protein MYRVLVPVDTNEDRAIEQATYVASLPDAADSVEAYVLFIFDEESADLPEAVEQFESASRVGSVRRATERLEEAGIEVTVLEGSGDVEDGDIHEAAAEYDVDELVLSGRKRSPVGKAVFGSVTQSVILNSDRPVVVTGGGNETS, encoded by the coding sequence ATGTATCGCGTTTTAGTCCCCGTCGACACGAACGAGGATCGGGCGATCGAACAGGCGACGTACGTCGCGTCGCTACCCGACGCGGCCGACTCCGTCGAGGCCTACGTGCTGTTCATCTTCGACGAGGAGAGCGCAGACCTGCCCGAAGCGGTCGAGCAGTTCGAGTCGGCGTCGCGGGTCGGATCCGTCCGCCGAGCGACGGAACGCCTCGAGGAGGCGGGCATCGAGGTGACCGTCCTCGAGGGCAGCGGCGACGTCGAAGACGGCGACATCCACGAGGCGGCCGCGGAGTACGACGTCGACGAGCTCGTCCTCAGCGGTCGGAAGCGCTCTCCGGTCGGCAAGGCCGTCTTCGGCAGCGTCACCCAGTCGGTGATTCTCAACTCCGATCGACCGGTGGTCGTCACGGGCGGCGGGAACGAAACCAGCTAG
- a CDS encoding fused MFS/spermidine synthase, producing the protein MTARTALSYRPAKPELAVFVSGITSMGIEILALRIVAPQFGSHIYTVGGIMTVCLAALSLGYWQGGKRAADATDREMTWLLLGTAVYMAVVIYASDMLLSQTSALALPARYAALPSSIILFGPPTYLLGFISPYAAELSRKEGTGEASGHVYALGTIGSILGSAATTFVLIPALTVDTIGLVFGVTLVATAIAIEAPSLPQKPTLASVGIAVLLIVATGAGPVALDHRGDVVHQTQTAYQELEVVDDGDVRTLYLDGARHSAMDLEERERHVFEYTRYFHLPMLMTDDVEDVDDVLFIGGGGYTGPKDFERRYDVDVDVVEIDPEVTDTAEEYFSLEHGENMTTHTVDGRQYLQNTEETYDVIVLDAYKKDQVPFHLTTVEFMELASDRLADDGVFHANVIAAPTGAAGEFYRAQWKTMDEVFGGTYAFRTSSTNEIQNIEITATNAETDFSEADLAERNDERDLGIDLSDEVENYMDEPDTSDAPVLRDDRGEVDSLLDPMLGQRYVIEETGDGSSSGGDDPSAPAIALGTAPLAVAAGPKKRVSVER; encoded by the coding sequence ATGACCGCGCGGACCGCGCTCTCCTATCGACCCGCGAAGCCCGAACTCGCCGTCTTCGTCTCGGGGATCACCAGCATGGGGATCGAAATCCTCGCTCTCCGGATCGTCGCGCCGCAGTTCGGCAGCCACATCTACACCGTCGGCGGCATCATGACGGTCTGTCTCGCGGCGTTGAGCCTGGGCTACTGGCAAGGCGGCAAGCGAGCGGCCGACGCGACCGACCGGGAGATGACCTGGCTGTTGCTCGGGACGGCGGTGTACATGGCGGTCGTGATCTACGCCAGCGACATGCTGTTGAGCCAGACGTCGGCGCTGGCGTTGCCGGCGCGGTACGCCGCCCTCCCGTCCTCGATCATCCTGTTCGGTCCGCCGACCTACCTGCTCGGCTTCATCAGCCCCTACGCGGCCGAACTCTCGAGGAAGGAGGGCACCGGTGAGGCGTCGGGACACGTCTACGCGCTGGGGACCATCGGCAGCATCCTCGGCTCGGCCGCGACGACGTTCGTCCTCATCCCCGCGCTGACCGTCGACACCATCGGCCTCGTCTTCGGCGTCACCCTCGTCGCGACGGCGATCGCCATCGAGGCGCCCTCGCTGCCCCAGAAGCCGACGCTCGCGAGCGTCGGCATCGCGGTCCTGCTCATCGTCGCGACCGGCGCCGGCCCGGTCGCGCTCGACCACCGCGGCGACGTCGTCCACCAGACCCAGACCGCCTACCAGGAACTCGAGGTCGTCGACGACGGCGACGTCCGGACGCTGTACTTAGACGGCGCTCGCCACAGCGCGATGGATCTCGAGGAACGCGAGCGTCACGTCTTCGAGTACACGAGGTACTTCCACCTGCCGATGCTGATGACCGACGACGTCGAGGACGTCGACGACGTGCTGTTCATCGGCGGCGGCGGCTACACGGGGCCGAAGGACTTCGAGCGGCGCTACGACGTCGACGTCGACGTCGTCGAGATCGATCCGGAGGTGACCGACACCGCCGAGGAGTACTTCAGCCTCGAGCACGGCGAGAACATGACCACGCACACCGTCGACGGCCGGCAGTACCTCCAGAACACCGAGGAGACCTACGACGTGATCGTCCTCGACGCCTACAAGAAGGATCAGGTGCCCTTCCACCTGACCACCGTCGAGTTCATGGAGCTCGCCTCCGATCGGCTGGCCGACGACGGGGTCTTCCACGCCAACGTCATCGCCGCGCCGACTGGCGCCGCCGGCGAGTTCTACCGCGCCCAGTGGAAGACGATGGACGAGGTCTTCGGCGGCACGTACGCGTTCCGGACCTCCAGTACCAACGAGATCCAGAACATCGAAATCACGGCGACCAACGCCGAGACCGACTTCTCCGAGGCCGACCTCGCCGAGCGAAACGACGAGCGCGACCTCGGCATCGACCTCTCCGACGAGGTCGAGAACTACATGGACGAGCCCGATACCTCGGACGCGCCCGTGCTCCGCGACGACCGCGGCGAGGTCGACAGTCTGCTCGATCCGATGCTCGGTCAGCGGTACGTCATCGAGGAGACCGGCGACGGTTCGAGCTCCGGCGGCGATGACCCGAGTGCACCCGCGATCGCACTCGGTACGGCGCCGCTCGCGGTCGCAGCCGGCCCGAAAAAGCGCGTATCGGTGGAGCGGTAA
- a CDS encoding SRPBCC family protein, protein MRQVTVDRVVEATPAELSEWLDPPTIVRAEGSFTVEAIDDRDDAVVVLASGPGMALPLRFEDRDGAIYYTQEGDQGPFSHMETWIELEDAAGGTRVAIRSSVSLSAPLPFGDRIAAWKRKGECSRLLEALEDAFD, encoded by the coding sequence ATGCGTCAGGTGACGGTCGATCGAGTCGTCGAGGCGACGCCCGCGGAGCTCTCGGAGTGGCTCGATCCGCCGACGATCGTCCGCGCGGAGGGGAGTTTCACCGTCGAGGCGATCGACGACCGGGACGACGCGGTGGTCGTCCTCGCCAGCGGCCCCGGCATGGCCCTCCCGTTGCGGTTCGAGGACCGCGACGGCGCGATATACTATACGCAAGAGGGCGACCAGGGTCCGTTCTCCCACATGGAGACGTGGATCGAACTCGAGGACGCGGCCGGCGGCACTCGAGTCGCGATCCGCTCGTCGGTCTCGCTGTCGGCCCCGCTGCCGTTCGGCGACCGGATCGCCGCCTGGAAACGGAAGGGCGAGTGCTCGCGGCTGCTCGAGGCCCTCGAGGACGCGTTCGACTGA
- a CDS encoding redox-regulated ATPase YchF, with protein MSRSYRIGLVGKPSVGKSSFFNAATMNDVPEGAYPFTTIDPSVGEAYVRVDCAAPEFDEECTPNVGYCDDGTRFVPTKLVDVAGLIPGAHEGAGLGNQFLTDLNETDVLVHVVDFSGQTDLEGEPTEDHDPREDIDFLEEELDQWYLDVFEKGINRYESGYTTEDDAIEEELAEQMSAFKTNEDEIKRLIRRVDVGFDPAEWDDEDKLELAREIRKETKPMVVAANKMDLPDAQENYEEITNDPDYDHLTFVPCSAHAEKALKSADKADVVDYRPGDADFEITGDISGEQEQGLEQIRDFLDEYGATGVQAALETALFDVLGVVPVFPGGANGLGNERGEVLPDCYLIPPNSTAEDFAYSLHSDIGDGFLHAIDCRTNRQLGKDYDVESRDVIEIITTN; from the coding sequence ATGAGTCGGAGTTACCGGATCGGACTCGTCGGCAAACCCTCTGTCGGCAAGTCCTCCTTCTTCAATGCAGCCACGATGAACGACGTGCCCGAGGGCGCGTATCCGTTCACGACCATCGACCCCAGCGTGGGCGAGGCCTACGTCCGCGTCGACTGTGCGGCCCCCGAGTTCGACGAGGAGTGTACGCCCAACGTCGGCTACTGCGACGACGGAACGCGGTTCGTCCCGACGAAACTCGTCGACGTCGCCGGCCTCATCCCCGGCGCCCACGAGGGCGCCGGCCTCGGCAACCAGTTCCTGACAGATCTCAACGAGACGGACGTGCTCGTCCACGTCGTCGACTTCTCGGGACAGACCGACCTCGAGGGCGAACCCACCGAGGATCACGACCCCCGCGAGGACATCGACTTCTTAGAGGAGGAACTCGATCAGTGGTATCTCGACGTCTTTGAGAAGGGGATCAACCGGTACGAGTCCGGCTACACGACCGAGGACGACGCCATCGAGGAGGAGCTCGCCGAGCAGATGAGCGCGTTCAAGACGAACGAGGACGAGATCAAGCGACTCATCCGCCGGGTCGACGTCGGCTTCGATCCCGCCGAGTGGGACGACGAGGACAAACTCGAGCTCGCCCGGGAGATCCGTAAGGAGACCAAGCCGATGGTCGTCGCGGCGAACAAAATGGACCTGCCGGACGCACAGGAGAACTACGAGGAGATCACGAACGACCCCGACTACGACCACCTCACGTTCGTTCCCTGCAGCGCCCACGCCGAGAAGGCGCTGAAATCGGCCGACAAGGCCGACGTCGTCGACTACCGTCCCGGCGACGCCGACTTCGAGATCACGGGCGATATCTCGGGCGAGCAGGAGCAGGGCTTGGAGCAGATCCGGGACTTCCTCGACGAGTACGGCGCGACGGGCGTCCAGGCGGCCCTCGAGACCGCGCTGTTCGACGTGCTGGGCGTCGTTCCGGTGTTCCCCGGCGGCGCGAACGGGCTGGGCAACGAGCGCGGCGAGGTGTTGCCCGACTGCTACCTGATTCCGCCGAACTCGACCGCCGAGGACTTCGCGTACAGCCTCCACTCCGACATCGGCGACGGCTTCCTCCACGCGATCGACTGCCGGACCAACCGCCAGCTCGGCAAGGATTACGACGTCGAGTCGCGGGACGTGATCGAGATCATCACGACGAACTAA
- a CDS encoding TRC40/GET3/ArsA family transport-energizing ATPase codes for MEPFVFFGGKGGVGKTTVSCAYGLKCARDGHRTLVVSTDPAHSVTDVFDQSFDDSPRSVEGIDGLDAMQIDPEDEVTRHLDEIRQNLSEQVSASMVNEINRQLEMAHGTPGAYESALFDRFVDVMRDADDYDRVVFDTAPSGSTLRLLGLPDLLEGWIDRLMYKRRTSIDLFEKAAVGNNEPRRVMDGDPVLRRLEERKEFFEFAGSALHDDAAFFLVLNPDELSLNETRRSIDDLREKGFAVRGLVANKLTPSPDPDENGRGARYLRERVETEEERLETIRSEFEPPLVAEIGWRSAEVKGDLLDDVAAELDVETAVEPPTHV; via the coding sequence ATGGAACCGTTCGTCTTCTTCGGCGGCAAGGGCGGCGTCGGCAAGACGACCGTTTCGTGCGCCTACGGGCTCAAGTGCGCCCGCGACGGCCACCGGACGCTCGTCGTCTCGACCGACCCGGCCCACTCCGTCACGGACGTGTTCGATCAGTCCTTCGACGACTCGCCGCGGTCGGTCGAGGGGATCGACGGCCTCGACGCGATGCAGATCGACCCCGAGGACGAGGTCACGCGCCACTTGGACGAGATCCGGCAGAACCTCTCGGAGCAGGTGTCGGCGTCGATGGTCAACGAGATCAACCGGCAACTCGAGATGGCCCACGGGACGCCGGGCGCCTACGAGTCGGCGCTGTTCGACCGGTTCGTCGACGTGATGCGCGACGCGGACGACTACGATCGGGTCGTCTTCGACACCGCGCCGTCGGGGAGCACCCTGCGGCTGCTCGGCCTCCCCGACCTGCTCGAGGGGTGGATCGACCGGCTGATGTACAAGCGCCGGACGAGCATCGATCTCTTCGAGAAGGCCGCGGTCGGCAACAACGAACCGCGGCGCGTGATGGACGGCGATCCCGTCCTCCGACGGCTCGAGGAGCGCAAGGAGTTCTTCGAGTTCGCCGGGTCCGCGCTCCACGACGACGCCGCCTTCTTCCTCGTCCTGAACCCGGACGAACTCTCGCTGAACGAGACCCGTCGCTCGATCGACGACCTCCGGGAGAAGGGGTTCGCGGTCCGCGGACTGGTCGCCAACAAACTCACGCCGTCGCCCGATCCCGACGAGAACGGCCGCGGCGCGCGCTACCTCCGCGAGCGCGTCGAGACGGAGGAAGAGCGCCTCGAGACGATCCGCTCGGAGTTCGAGCCGCCGCTGGTCGCCGAGATCGGCTGGCGGAGCGCGGAGGTCAAGGGCGATCTGCTGGACGACGTCGCGGCCGAACTCGACGTCGAGACGGCGGTCGAACCGCCGACGCACGTGTAG
- a CDS encoding GTP-binding protein, translating to MTDTNTNTDSDDRIPVTILSGSLGAGKTTLLNHLLSNAGERTLAVLVNDMGEVNVDAELVAEGSELELDDGVAELSNGCICCELQDDLETAVVRLARDRSFDHLVVESSGISEPAPVARLFTTESRVAARYDVDTLVTVLDTPAFLEAFAGEGTPERRGDEGDRPLSDLLVEQVEVSNVVLLNKADLCSEAELAAAEDLVRALQPDAETIPTEFSAVDPARLLGADRFEPDRVNDLPGWKRALDDTDGPSDRDHGAGDHDHGGHHHPDEVYGVSSFVYRQRRPFHPERFAAFLRDLPQSIVRAKGTAWIADNEMRVAIAQAGPSIRATARGPWIASLPAVERDMYRSNRPDLEWHDEHGDRRTELVFIGTDYDESELRAALDDALVTDAEWETGHDGPFPDEQGAESVVREP from the coding sequence ATGACGGACACGAACACGAACACGGACTCCGACGACCGGATCCCCGTGACGATCCTCTCCGGGAGCCTGGGGGCCGGAAAGACGACGCTGCTCAACCACCTGCTCTCGAACGCCGGCGAGCGGACGCTCGCGGTGCTGGTCAACGACATGGGCGAGGTCAACGTCGACGCCGAGCTCGTCGCCGAGGGGTCGGAGCTCGAACTCGACGACGGCGTCGCGGAGCTCTCGAACGGCTGTATCTGCTGTGAGCTGCAGGACGACCTCGAGACCGCCGTGGTCAGGCTGGCCCGCGACCGCTCGTTCGACCACCTCGTCGTCGAGTCGTCGGGCATCTCCGAGCCCGCGCCCGTCGCGCGGCTGTTCACGACCGAGTCCCGCGTCGCCGCCCGCTACGACGTCGACACGCTCGTGACCGTCCTCGACACGCCCGCCTTCCTCGAGGCGTTCGCCGGCGAGGGGACGCCCGAACGGCGCGGCGACGAGGGCGACCGGCCGCTGTCGGACCTGCTCGTCGAACAGGTCGAAGTCTCGAACGTCGTGCTGCTCAACAAGGCGGATCTGTGTAGCGAGGCGGAACTCGCGGCGGCCGAGGACCTCGTCCGCGCGCTCCAGCCCGACGCCGAGACGATCCCCACCGAGTTCTCCGCGGTCGATCCCGCCCGACTGCTCGGCGCGGACCGCTTCGAACCCGACCGGGTGAACGATCTCCCGGGCTGGAAGCGCGCGCTGGACGACACGGACGGACCGTCCGATCGCGACCACGGTGCCGGCGATCACGACCACGGCGGCCACCACCACCCTGACGAAGTCTACGGCGTCTCGTCGTTCGTCTACCGACAGCGACGGCCGTTTCACCCCGAACGGTTCGCCGCGTTCCTCCGGGACCTGCCGCAGTCGATCGTCCGCGCGAAGGGAACCGCCTGGATCGCCGACAACGAGATGCGCGTCGCGATCGCGCAGGCGGGACCGTCGATCAGGGCCACCGCACGGGGCCCCTGGATCGCGAGCCTGCCCGCGGTCGAGCGCGACATGTATCGGTCGAACCGTCCCGACCTCGAGTGGCACGACGAGCACGGCGACCGGCGGACGGAACTGGTGTTCATCGGCACCGACTACGACGAGTCCGAACTACGGGCCGCCCTCGACGACGCGCTGGTGACCGACGCGGAGTGGGAGACCGGCCACGACGGCCCCTTCCCCGACGAGCAGGGCGCGGAGTCGGTCGTCCGCGAGCCCTGA